The genomic segment CCAAGGGAAAGAACCGGGTCAAATTTCTGCACTGTACCTGAATAATCTGAAATATACTCTGCTGTTTCAGGGTCATTAACCCGCATGAACAACTTTGTATTTGTGTTATCCAGTATCTTGCGTGCATAGTCAGGCCCGATTTCTGCATTTAGATCAGCCACAGACTGGGTAAACGCATGTATCCAAATCCCGGCCCCGCCTGCCTTGTTAAAAAGATCGGCAATGTCAAGATATGCAATATTTGAAAACTCATCCATATACAGAGCAAGAGGCGGATTCACAGATTTACCTGAAGCAAAACGCCTTCCCACAAAGCTCTGGAGCATGGAAACCAGAACCCTCGCCACAGTATGACTTGTCCGCCGGGTCAGAAGGCTCCCTGTCTGGATAATCAGGATAACACTTTCATCCTGTTCCAGCTTTTTCATGAATTCATTTGATCTTGCCTTGCCGATAATATCACCAACACTTCCCACAGTAAGCGAAGTAAGAACGGTTCGCAGGGACGAGGAAATCTTGGAAAAGAAATCAGCAGGAGACTCAAGCAGTTTATCAAGAGCAGCCTTGATCTCCTTAGCCTCTTCACCATCAAGCTCTTCCAGGTTTTCCCGAAGCTTTGCCAGGCTGGAATGGGAGCATCGTTTCTTGATCTCATTAAAATTAATATGCGCCGCATGTTCAGAATTATTTTTCTGAAACAAAAGCAGGGATAAAACAATAACCAGGGTGGTCTCATAAGCAACATTAACAAAAAACTCCTCATCAGACTTGATACCGGATACCGTATGACTGACTATCTCTTCAG from the Desulfonema limicola genome contains:
- a CDS encoding type IV secretory system conjugative DNA transfer family protein, with translation MDLLNLIGLKHKEKDHTLIGCGTPINELNAPVKKIWLKDADRKGHFFCFGSTRIGKTKLIENMVCQDIAKGYSVVLVDPKGDIELFSKIVQTAFGAGRENDLCMISPIYPEYSAAIDPLAYYYMPEEIVSHTVSGIKSDEEFFVNVAYETTLVIVLSLLLFQKNNSEHAAHINFNEIKKRCSHSSLAKLRENLEELDGEEAKEIKAALDKLLESPADFFSKISSSLRTVLTSLTVGSVGDIIGKARSNEFMKKLEQDESVILIIQTGSLLTRRTSHTVARVLVSMLQSFVGRRFASGKSVNPPLALYMDEFSNIAYLDIADLFNKAGGAGIWIHAFTQSVADLNAEIGPDYARKILDNTNTKLFMRVNDPETAEYISDYSGTVQKFDPVLSLGGGIMIRSSEEQAVMPEDVMNLNARSFFMFGFSGRYKGRTVIVKPPFVKVKFPDISVKPV